In Desulfatiglans sp., a genomic segment contains:
- a CDS encoding CoB--CoM heterodisulfide reductase iron-sulfur subunit A family protein, which produces MDTNKKENINTAEPKVGVYVCHCGGNISNTVDVEKVVDAASRMHGVTIARRNMFMCSDPGQDLIINDIKNGEINRVVVAACAPSLHELTFRSAILRTGLNPYLYVHANIREQVSFVHDGDEATNKAIAIVAAAVGKVKEVKPLEATSVDVKGHATVIGAGVAGLKSAIDMAKRGLKVSIIEKSPFLGGQTALLDRLFPYGDRAGDIISTLAKEAVSLPNIGIHTCSEVIRQEGYIGNFRLTILKNPPSDEKELYNMNKIASGSIKANEYVPFIGVYHNSPPEAQEEFSIETGAIVIATGFHSYIPAQGEYGYRDFPEVITLRELIMELATNTGKGEFLRIGGRTIKTIAMIHCVGSRQVEGIHTPDQNGFINPNCSRTCCTGLLHSAIEIINRHPETCIFNIYRDIRTYGRLHEELYAEASAKGVRFVRFNVENQPAVKKNHEGYALSVFAKDNLLQNEELEIPADLVVLATGMHPGKIEPLIDLLKIHCGADGFLLEVHPKLRPVEIFTAGIYLAGSCQAPMDVTEAAAAASASASKASILLSKGKVDLEPFVSKVDKDACARCLTCLRACPFDVPVMEDDGAYINPAACYGCGACVSVCPGGAISLAQYDNEEICSQVRGAINQGIINTDNNNRR; this is translated from the coding sequence TGCGGAGGCAATATTTCAAATACAGTTGATGTTGAAAAAGTGGTAGATGCAGCCTCAAGGATGCATGGAGTTACCATAGCAAGGCGTAACATGTTCATGTGCTCTGACCCGGGGCAGGATCTTATCATAAATGATATCAAGAATGGGGAGATAAACCGTGTTGTTGTTGCGGCCTGTGCACCCAGCCTGCATGAGCTTACCTTCAGGAGCGCCATCCTCCGCACCGGGCTCAACCCCTATCTTTATGTCCACGCAAATATCAGGGAGCAGGTTAGCTTTGTCCATGATGGAGATGAGGCAACCAATAAGGCCATAGCCATTGTAGCTGCGGCAGTCGGAAAGGTGAAGGAGGTTAAACCCCTGGAGGCCACCAGTGTTGATGTAAAAGGTCACGCAACTGTAATAGGGGCCGGTGTAGCAGGCCTTAAATCCGCAATAGATATGGCAAAAAGGGGATTAAAGGTTTCTATAATTGAAAAAAGCCCCTTCCTTGGAGGCCAGACCGCCCTTCTTGATAGGCTTTTCCCATATGGAGACAGGGCCGGGGATATTATATCAACCCTAGCTAAAGAGGCAGTTTCACTCCCGAACATAGGAATCCACACATGCTCAGAGGTTATCAGGCAGGAAGGTTATATCGGTAATTTCAGGCTGACCATATTGAAAAATCCACCTTCCGATGAAAAAGAGCTTTATAATATGAATAAGATTGCGTCCGGTTCAATAAAAGCCAATGAATATGTGCCTTTTATCGGGGTTTATCATAATTCTCCCCCCGAGGCTCAAGAGGAGTTCAGCATAGAAACAGGCGCTATAGTTATTGCTACAGGTTTTCACAGCTATATCCCCGCACAGGGCGAATATGGTTACAGGGATTTCCCTGAGGTGATCACCTTGAGGGAGCTTATCATGGAGCTGGCCACAAATACTGGGAAAGGCGAGTTCCTTAGAATCGGGGGCAGAACAATTAAAACCATAGCAATGATACACTGTGTTGGTTCCAGGCAGGTAGAGGGCATACACACGCCGGATCAAAATGGTTTTATCAACCCCAACTGTTCACGCACATGCTGCACCGGCCTGTTGCACTCTGCAATTGAAATCATAAACAGGCACCCGGAAACATGTATTTTCAATATCTACCGTGATATCAGGACATACGGGAGGTTACATGAAGAGCTCTATGCCGAGGCATCTGCTAAAGGCGTAAGGTTTGTCCGCTTTAATGTTGAGAATCAGCCGGCAGTCAAAAAGAACCATGAAGGTTATGCCCTCTCTGTATTTGCAAAGGATAATCTGCTTCAGAATGAAGAGCTTGAAATACCTGCTGACCTGGTTGTGCTTGCCACAGGCATGCACCCTGGTAAAATAGAACCTCTTATTGACCTTTTAAAAATCCACTGCGGGGCAGACGGGTTTCTGCTTGAGGTTCACCCGAAATTAAGACCTGTTGAGATATTTACCGCAGGGATATACCTTGCGGGGAGCTGCCAGGCGCCAATGGATGTTACAGAGGCTGCTGCAGCTGCTTCAGCTTCCGCATCAAAGGCCTCCATTCTGCTGTCAAAGGGAAAAGTAGACCTGGAGCCTTTTGTATCAAAGGTGGACAAGGATGCCTGCGCAAGGTGCCTCACCTGTTTAAGGGCATGTCCATTTGATGTGCCGGTTATGGAAGATGACGGGGCATATATTAATCCTGCGGCCTGCTATGGCTGCGGCGCCTGTGTATCAGTATGCCCTGGGGGGGCAATATCCCTTGCACAGTATGATAATGAGGAGATATGTTCTCAGGTAAGAGGAGCAATTAACCAGGGGATCATAAACACAGATAATAATAACAGGAGATAA
- a CDS encoding hydrogenase iron-sulfur subunit, with protein sequence MSEFEPKIIVYCCQYUGYTAADLAGSLRIKYPSSVRVIKLPCTGRITPQLLLKAIEEGADGVCGIGCMEGDCHYIDGNIKARKIINHTKKVLESIGVETDRVAMYNLSASDGPLFARYADEFHEIIKRLGPLYLTREAKEVLNG encoded by the coding sequence TTGTCCGAGTTTGAACCTAAAATAATAGTATACTGCTGCCAGTATTGAGGCTACACAGCCGCGGACCTGGCAGGTTCATTACGTATTAAGTATCCTTCAAGTGTAAGGGTTATTAAACTCCCCTGTACAGGGAGAATTACACCCCAGCTCCTTTTAAAGGCAATAGAAGAGGGAGCAGACGGGGTATGCGGTATTGGCTGTATGGAGGGAGACTGCCATTATATTGATGGAAATATAAAGGCGCGTAAAATCATCAACCACACAAAAAAGGTGCTTGAATCCATAGGTGTGGAGACTGATAGGGTAGCAATGTATAACTTAAGCGCATCTGACGGGCCTCTGTTTGCAAGATATGCTGATGAGTTCCATGAAATTATAAAAAGGCTGGGACCTCTCTATTTAACCCGGGAAGCCAAAGAGGTTTTAAATGGCTGA
- a CDS encoding winged helix-turn-helix domain-containing protein gives MADQDIEKAPTDSKERLKALREERSSMIERNKELLKKQNSDSGLIKKGLKEGAKTIPELEKETGIRSDIILYYISTMKKYGEVTEAGHSAGYFRYSLVEKKRPSKK, from the coding sequence ATGGCTGATCAAGACATTGAAAAGGCACCCACAGACTCTAAAGAGAGACTCAAGGCATTAAGAGAAGAGCGCAGCAGTATGATTGAGCGTAATAAAGAACTCTTAAAAAAACAGAACAGTGACTCAGGCCTGATTAAAAAAGGGCTTAAAGAAGGCGCAAAGACCATCCCTGAGCTGGAAAAGGAGACAGGCATTAGAAGTGATATTATCCTATACTACATTTCTACCATGAAGAAATATGGCGAGGTTACTGAGGCAGGTCATTCAGCAGGATATTTCAGATATTCCCTTGTTGAAAAAAAGAGGCCATCTAAAAAATAG
- a CDS encoding cation transporter: protein MPLKHEHNNSAHGVKGHNHSHDLKNSIYSRLWWAFFINLIFLVVEVIGGLLVNSLALLADAGHMLTDVGALALAIFVAHLAKKAATPNRTFGFLRAEVLGAFVNGATLVLIVGFIFYEAWQRIGSDREIDGPVMMIIAILGLIANIVSAAILAKGKDQNVNVKGAFLHMIADALGSVGVIIAGIIIITTGWQPADTIASVVIGLLILWSSFGFIKQTINILLEATPENIDYLEVKRALEEMEYIESVHDLHIWTITSGMPILSAHIRLSSCCTDTNLWQQSINDANRILRERFGIDHSTLQAEPYDGTCDQECQTNCR from the coding sequence GTGCCCTTAAAACATGAACATAATAATTCAGCCCATGGCGTTAAAGGGCATAACCACAGCCATGACCTGAAAAATTCTATCTATTCAAGGCTTTGGTGGGCCTTTTTTATAAATCTTATCTTCCTTGTGGTTGAGGTTATTGGTGGCCTGCTGGTCAATTCGCTTGCCCTTCTGGCAGATGCAGGGCATATGCTTACCGATGTTGGGGCCTTGGCCCTTGCCATCTTTGTGGCTCATCTGGCAAAAAAAGCAGCAACACCCAACAGAACCTTTGGTTTTTTAAGGGCTGAGGTGCTGGGAGCCTTTGTGAATGGCGCAACACTTGTCCTTATTGTAGGCTTTATTTTCTATGAGGCCTGGCAGAGAATCGGGTCAGACCGGGAGATAGACGGGCCAGTGATGATGATTATTGCCATCTTAGGCCTTATCGCAAATATTGTGAGCGCTGCAATACTCGCAAAGGGCAAGGATCAAAATGTAAATGTAAAGGGCGCATTCCTCCATATGATTGCCGATGCCCTTGGTTCAGTGGGCGTAATAATAGCGGGCATTATCATAATAACTACGGGATGGCAGCCTGCTGACACGATTGCTAGCGTTGTAATCGGTCTCTTAATCCTGTGGAGCAGCTTTGGCTTTATCAAACAGACCATAAATATCCTGCTTGAGGCAACTCCTGAAAATATTGACTATTTGGAGGTAAAAAGGGCTCTTGAAGAGATGGAATATATAGAGTCTGTTCATGACCTTCACATATGGACAATAACCTCAGGAATGCCAATATTATCCGCTCATATAAGGCTTTCATCCTGCTGTACAGACACAAACCTATGGCAACAGAGTATTAATGATGCCAACAGGATTTTAAGGGAAAGGTTTGGCATTGATCATTCAACACTGCAGGCTGAACCATATGATGGCACATGCGACCAGGAATGCCAGACAAATTGCAGATAG
- a CDS encoding AAA family ATPase codes for MDKVVIDDIELALSRPVEMPVSWVGQEELVTQLLAAWLVLGEDDLPLNPRLLGKPGVGKTTLAYHAGKLMNKPVYLFQATMDTRPEDLIITPVISEKGKIQYVASSIVTAMLEGGVAVIDEGNRMSEKSWASLAPLMDNRRYVESIVAGIKIKAHPDFRMCVTMNDDASTFDLPDYIYSRLQPGIVLDFPDRDDELLILKKNLPFADDEILEYVVEFLQAAHAANDRYSVRDGINIARYALKRISADSTLKHGKADLPPLDYLRESAGMILDPAASEYFNEMMEIEDEE; via the coding sequence ATGGATAAGGTTGTTATTGATGATATAGAACTTGCCCTTTCCCGGCCTGTAGAGATGCCGGTCAGCTGGGTAGGTCAGGAGGAGCTTGTAACACAACTGCTTGCCGCATGGCTGGTGCTTGGAGAGGATGACCTGCCGCTTAACCCCAGGCTTTTAGGGAAACCAGGCGTAGGCAAAACCACACTTGCATATCATGCAGGAAAGCTCATGAACAAACCGGTCTATCTTTTTCAGGCCACCATGGATACAAGGCCTGAAGACCTTATAATCACCCCGGTAATATCTGAAAAGGGCAAAATTCAGTATGTTGCAAGTTCAATAGTTACTGCCATGCTTGAGGGAGGCGTTGCTGTTATAGATGAAGGAAACAGGATGAGCGAAAAGAGCTGGGCATCGCTCGCCCCACTTATGGATAACCGCAGGTATGTGGAGTCTATTGTGGCTGGCATAAAGATCAAGGCACACCCTGATTTTCGTATGTGTGTCACAATGAATGATGATGCAAGCACCTTTGACCTGCCGGATTACATATACTCAAGGCTTCAGCCTGGTATTGTGCTGGACTTCCCGGATCGTGATGACGAACTGTTGATCCTGAAAAAAAACCTGCCCTTTGCCGATGATGAGATCCTTGAATATGTTGTGGAGTTTCTTCAGGCAGCCCATGCTGCAAATGACCGCTACAGCGTGAGGGATGGCATTAATATTGCCAGGTATGCCCTGAAAAGGATCTCTGCGGATAGCACCCTTAAACATGGTAAGGCCGATCTGCCACCCCTTGACTATCTTCGTGAATCAGCAGGTATGATACTTGACCCTGCTGCCTCAGAATATTTTAATGAGATGATGGAAATTGAAGATGAAGAATAA
- a CDS encoding ParB N-terminal domain-containing protein: MNKPATVKIEDIILDNSIYPRSSIDHKRVSMFEENMRDGFTFDPIHIQEHPDQPGKYRILDGAHRFQAYKGIDQKEVPAEIIKLNGVDPLLYAAQKAIGPRQLNDEEARDTARRAYQNNPRQSSEEIGKAIGRARRTVDLYIADLKAAVQMDLDLKIFRMNKLGIPQERISYRLNLPQQTISRYLPKMATLPKWVNSDIKKGFTVSQVAEKHGWPESLVWAVNLDGKDDLGKCHELQWGIRTWDNWYWTDCDKRFGDEWPGRIPAQLIAHILYFFSKENDLVIDPMAGGGVVADTCLALNRKCWSFDMVDRLEERPEIEPHFWDVKNLKWPASGKTKPDLIIFDPPYFSKKAKEYEEESISNMPKNEYLHFLEKFFRLANENSKKGTRLAMVNADWRDFQGTPAVDEIGEEAIFIDEYLTRIRKTGWKITHIIQAPMSSERFQANIVAAMQKKRILGVTSRYVIIAKHRL, encoded by the coding sequence ATGAACAAACCAGCCACAGTAAAAATTGAAGACATAATCCTGGACAACAGCATTTATCCAAGAAGCAGTATTGATCACAAAAGGGTCTCCATGTTTGAAGAAAACATGCGGGATGGTTTTACATTTGATCCCATTCATATTCAGGAACACCCGGATCAACCTGGTAAGTATCGTATTCTTGATGGGGCACACCGGTTTCAGGCATATAAGGGTATCGACCAAAAAGAGGTCCCGGCAGAGATTATAAAACTTAATGGAGTGGACCCCCTGCTTTATGCAGCGCAAAAGGCAATTGGTCCAAGGCAGCTTAATGATGAAGAGGCAAGGGACACAGCCAGAAGGGCATACCAGAATAATCCGAGACAGAGTTCTGAAGAGATCGGGAAGGCAATAGGCCGGGCAAGAAGAACTGTAGATTTGTATATTGCTGATTTAAAGGCTGCTGTTCAGATGGATCTTGATCTGAAAATATTCAGGATGAACAAGCTTGGTATTCCGCAGGAAAGGATTTCATATCGTTTAAATTTACCCCAACAGACAATTTCTCGTTATCTACCCAAAATGGCAACATTGCCAAAATGGGTAAATAGCGACATTAAAAAAGGGTTCACAGTCTCACAGGTAGCTGAAAAGCACGGCTGGCCTGAGTCTCTGGTGTGGGCAGTCAACCTGGATGGAAAAGATGACCTCGGTAAATGCCATGAATTACAGTGGGGAATCAGGACATGGGATAACTGGTATTGGACAGATTGCGATAAGAGATTTGGGGATGAATGGCCCGGAAGAATCCCTGCCCAGCTTATAGCCCACATACTTTACTTCTTTTCCAAAGAGAATGACCTTGTTATTGACCCGATGGCTGGCGGTGGGGTGGTAGCTGACACATGCCTTGCGCTCAACCGGAAATGCTGGAGCTTTGATATGGTTGACAGGTTAGAGGAGAGACCTGAAATAGAACCCCACTTCTGGGATGTAAAAAATTTAAAATGGCCTGCCAGCGGTAAGACAAAGCCTGATCTTATTATCTTTGACCCGCCCTATTTCAGTAAAAAGGCAAAGGAGTATGAAGAAGAGAGCATTTCGAACATGCCTAAAAATGAATATCTTCATTTTCTGGAAAAGTTTTTCAGACTTGCGAATGAGAACAGTAAAAAGGGTACCAGGCTTGCGATGGTAAATGCAGACTGGAGGGATTTTCAAGGCACCCCTGCGGTGGATGAGATTGGAGAAGAAGCAATATTTATAGATGAGTATTTAACGAGGATCAGAAAAACCGGTTGGAAG